The following DNA comes from Oxobacter pfennigii.
AGTTAACGTAGTAATTGACGGAAAAGAATTCAATGTGGATGAAATTTTAGAAGTGGTAAACGATGCAGATATGAATGAAGTTAAAGGTATACTTTACAGTATTCTATTAGGACAAAGTGCCCAGCAGATGACTTCACTCATCGGCAAGACAGCAAAAATTGAATTGGATGACGGCGGTTTTGTGGTAGGACGTATAGAAAGTGTAAGAGTGACTGACGGAATGTACGGCGTGGTAATAGACGGCGTGGAATACGGTGCAGACAAAATAGTAGAACTTTTCAATGGGGGAGAGCAGGATGTCATTCAGGATAATTAACGGCAGGATAGTACCCGTTGATGTGCCGCAACAGCAGGGGAGCGTAAATAAACCTGCACGCAGTAGCGACAGCTTCAAAAATGTCCTGGATACCGAGATAAGCAAGACTAAAGAGGTCAAAATATCAGGACATGCTATGGAAAGGCTTAAAAGGCGAAATATAGAACTGGACTCAAATGACCTTCAAAAGCTCACGGATGCAATCGACAAAGCAGAAACCAAAGGTGCAAGGGAGTCGCTGCTTCTATATAGAGACATAGCCTTCATAGCCAGTATTAAAAATAAAACAATAATAACTGCAATTGACGGCGACAGTGTAAAGGATAATGTCTTTACAAATATAGACAGTGCAGTGATTATATCATGAAATTTGCAGGCAAATTTATGTCAAATGATTTCAAATGGCAAAGTCATTAGAAATCTGCATCATAATGGCCGGACCTCCTTGAGGAAGCCATTATATCCGCTAAATGACTGAAGCGGGTGTCAAAATAATATTCGAATAAAAACCAAAATTTTAGGGGGTTAAATAATGTTAAGATCATTTTTTTCCGGTATAAGCGGAATGAAAAACAATCAGGTTAAAATGGACGTAATTTCAAACAATATATCAAACGTTAATACTACAGCTTTTAAGACAGGGATGGTGCGTTTTCAGGATGTATTCAGTCAGACATTAAACGATGCTACGGCGCCTTCAGCAGGAAGAGGAGGTATAAACCCAAGACAGGTAGGTCTTGGAATGCAGCTGGGCGGTATATACACATTGATGACCCAGGGTGCGCCCCAGGCTA
Coding sequences within:
- a CDS encoding TIGR02530 family flagellar biosynthesis protein yields the protein MSFRIINGRIVPVDVPQQQGSVNKPARSSDSFKNVLDTEISKTKEVKISGHAMERLKRRNIELDSNDLQKLTDAIDKAETKGARESLLLYRDIAFIASIKNKTIITAIDGDSVKDNVFTNIDSAVIIS